Proteins found in one Acanthopagrus latus isolate v.2019 chromosome 3, fAcaLat1.1, whole genome shotgun sequence genomic segment:
- the hsd17b8 gene encoding estradiol 17-beta-dehydrogenase 8: MAAATRLISRLTLVTGGGSGIGRSVCQRFASEGASVVVADISEESANETLGSLSSDLRGQGHMAAVVDVSSKESVKKLVTSIQTRYFQPPSVCVNAAGITQDDFLLNMEEDQFDRVIQVNLKGSFLVTQAVAQALVACGAPKGSIVTVGSIVGKVGNIGQANYASSKAGVEGLTRTAAKELSRFGIRCNCVLPGFISTPMTDKVPEKVISKMTSLVPLGRMGEPAEVADVCAFLASDDSRYITGARIEVTGGLFIG; this comes from the exons ATGGCGGCTGCCACAAGGCTCATATCAAGGTTGACACTGGTCACTG GTGGAGGCAGTGGGATCGGACGGTCGGTGTGTCAGCGCTTCGCCTCTGAGGGCGCCTCCGTGGTGGTCGCTGACATCAGCGAGGAGTCGGCCAATGAGACCCTGGGGAGTCTGTCGAGTGACCTCAGAGGACAAGGTCACATGGCGGCTGTGGTGGATGTGTCGTCAAAAGAGAGCGTGAAGAAGCTGGTCACGAgtatacag actcGTTACTTTCAGcctccctcagtgtgtgtgaacgcAGCAGGAATCACACAGGACGACTTCCTGCTCAACATGGAGGAGGACCAGTTTGACAGAGTCATCCAGGTCAACCTGAAG GGTTCGTTCTTGGTCACTCAGGCTGTCGCTCAGGCTCTAGTTGCATGTGGAGCACCCAAAGGATCCATCGTGACTGTCGGCAGCATTGTGGGAAAG GTGGGAAACATCGGACAGGCGAATTACGCCTCCTCCAAAGCTGGAGTGGAGGGTTTAACCCGGACGGCTGCCAAAGAGCTCAGCAG aTTTGGGATTCGTTGTAATTGTGTGCTGCCAGGTTTCATATCGACTCCGATGACGGATAAAGTTCCAGAGAAGGTTATTAGCAag atgACGTCTCTGGTGCCTCTTGGCAGGATGGGTGAGCCAGCAG AGGTCGCTGATGTCTGCGCCTTCCTTGCTTCTGATGACTCTCGATACATCACAGGAGCCAGAATAGAAGTGACAG GTGGACTTTTCATTGGATAG